DNA from Roseimicrobium sp. ORNL1:
AGGGCAGATCCCTGAACTGGCTGATGCTTGGTGAGAACCCACTGCTGCTTCTCGTGATCGCCTATGCCGTGCGCCGCCTGCCGTATGTCGTGCGCAGCGCGAGTGCCGGATTCCAACAAATCAGTCCTGAGCTGGAATATGCCGCGCAGAACCTGGGCGCCCCTCCCCTGCGGGCTCTCGCGCGCGTGACGCTCCCACTCATCATGCCCAACTTGATTGCCGGCGGCCTGCTCGCCTTCGCCTTTGCCATGCTGGAAGTGTCTGACTCCATGATCCTCGCGCAGCAATCCGTGCACTACCCCATCACCAAGGCCATCTACTCTCTCGTCGCTTCTCTTGGGAATGGCCCCTACATCGCCTCCGCCTTGGGCGTGTGGGCCATGGTGTTTCTGGGAATCACGCTGCTGGGCGCGGGGTTGCTGCTCGGGAGGAAATTGGGAGCGCTGTTCCGTGCATGAAGTTGTTTGCGGAAAAGAACCAACTCTTGCCATGCACCCAGCCATCCAACCTCTCACGGAATACCTTGGCACTCTCCCAGCCGGTCCGGTGGAAGATGTGAGGGGCTTGGCGGTTTACCTTGCCGACGCGTGGCCTCATCTCCATGGGGCATCGTCCGGAGGCATGCGGGCAGAGAAACTGTACCGTCTGGAATCACCCGAATACGCCCCACCGATACTCAGCTTCCAAATTGAGCGACACGGCGGGACAGTCATGGGATCGACGCGTGCGGAGATCCAGCACTGGGAGGTCAATTTAAACACTGGCAGCGCCGAGTTAATCCGCAACACACGGCGGCAACTCCACTCGATGGCCACCAAGTGGAGCGCCGAATCTCTGGCTGCTGAACTTGCCGAAGCCATCCGAAGCGGCAAGGATCACGCCAAGCTCAATTGGAGGAAGAAAGGAACCGTGGCCCTGACAGGGGATTCCGTTCCTGATGGATTCAAGCAAACCGTCGCAGGGCGAAAAAAGAGGCTGAAGGCTGCCATCGCGAAATCATTGGGAGACGACTGGCAGGAGAAGGTGTGGCGAGCTCCGTAGCGGGTTGGACCTTCCCTTCCATATACCCATTCTCCATTTGCCAAGCTGGGAATCCCAGAGTATCGACACCCTCGCATCACTCGCACCCATAGTTCAACGGATAGAACAGCGGTTTCCGGAACCACCGATCCAGGTTCGATTCCTGGTGGGTGCACCACTCATTGAGCAACGAATTGCCTGAGTGGCTGCCTATTGGCAAGAGCATCGCCCAAAAGTTCTCATGTGAGCACAGGAGGCGCAGATAGGACTTAGGTCCATGAGGTTGGAAAACCAGTTGCACGGGGTAAATATATCCGTAAAAACTTCAATCCCCCATGCATTTCTACGTAGAAACTACGCCTGTTTCCTCAGATGAGGTGTCCTGTGACCAGCCGCGACTGCTTGAAGATTGCGGGTGTTATCAATCCACGCGCGGAGTACAGCTTTGAGCGTTCTCCCACTCCGCAACACGGCATCAGCGACGGACGAACTGGAACTCAAATTCCACGTGCCGCAGCAGATGACCGCGCCGCTCCGGCAGTGGCTGGGCATGACCTTGAAGCCGCACCGGCACCATGCGGACACGACGGTGTGCTCCATCTACTTTGATACTCCTGAGGGCTTGTCGTTCCTGGAGAAGGCGGCCAGCGACTATCGAAAGACCAAGTACCGCGTGCGCTGGTACGCTGATGCAGCGGGGCGGCCTCTGGCGACGCCCGCGTTCATCGAGATTAAAGAGAAGCACGGCGCCACGCGGCGAAAGTTCCGCCAGCCGCTGCCCATCTCAGGCGCTGACCTCGCGCGCATGTCCTTTCGCGATCCCTCGCTCACCGGTCTGTTCCAGCGGCACTTGCCTGACGGCGCCGAGAGTCCACCAGCCAGCCTGCGCCCGGTGCTGGAGCTTCGCTACCTGCGGCGGCGTTATCACCATCCCATCTTTCCGGACAGCTTCTGCCTGGATGAAAACATCCGCTGCATGCGCACCCATCCCGGGGTGGCGCCATCCGGCACCGGGCATGTGTTGCCGATGGCGGTGTTTGAACAGAAGGGGCCATCACGCGAGGCGGTGCCGCTGCTGCAGGCGCTGCCACGATTCGGAGCCCGGCGCGCCGCGCTCTCCAAGTACTTCCTGATCATGCTGCAGCTTCTTCCTCATTCCCGATATTCATGACCATTTCTGATCTCCAGGAGGCCGCCCAAACCATCATGTTCGGTGGTGACACGCGTCGGGTGGCGGACCTCGGCCTTTTCACCCTCAGTCTTTCTCTCGGAGCTGCGTTGCTTTCATCGCTCGTCCTCTCGTGGGCTTACAGCGCCTTTTACGGCGCACGTGCCACGGGGAGTAATGTGCACCGCTCCTTTCCGCTCATCAGCATCGCGGTCACTGCGATTTTCATCTGCGTGCAGTTCTCGCTTCCGCTCTCGCTGGGCCTGCTGGGATCGCTGTCCATTGTGCGATTCCGCACTCCCATCAAGGAACCGGAGGAGATCGGCTTCATCATGTTGGTGATCGCCTCGTCCCTGTGTTGTGCCTCGTTTAATGTGGCGTTCCTCATCGCCATCCTCGGCGTCGCCTTTGTGGCGCTGATGGTGCTGCGCTGGAGTCCGGCCTTTCTGAGTCGCCGTGCTGGGTCGGGCACGCTGGTGATCCGTTGCACCGGAGAGCAGTACCGCGATGCCCTGCCCTCGATGATTTCGCTCATCGAGGCGCATCTGAGCAAGCCAAGCTTCGACAGCCTCTCCACCGCAGAGGATGCGTGCGTGCTGACGTGGTCATTTCAGAAGGTCTGTCTGGTGAAGTCCGCAGAGCTGGAGCGGAAGCTTCAGGAGACGCTGCCCCAGGCGTCGGTGGGTGTGTACTACAACAATCACGCCAACGCCTGAGTTCACCATTCGCGATGCGCCAGCTTCCTTCACCCTCACGGCAAAAGAAACAATCCCTGCTCATCGGCGGCTGCGCTCTTGCCTTGGGAGCTCTCGCATGGGGCACCCAGTACTGGCGCACGCCGGGACAGACGGGCTACGAACTCCGCGCACGTCCCGAGTTGATTCTTGGTCTGGACAAGGTCTCTGCGCGTCACGCGGCGATGCTGCGTGAAGGCATGCTCCATATGAGCAACACCTTCGCAAGTCCCGAAGAACTGGCCTCCGACTCTCCTGCCGCTGTGGCTTTATTCGGAAAGGCGTGTCCCGCGCCGGATGCCCAGCTCCTTGCAAAGGATATCCCACCCTCCACCGCATTGCTGCCGACGCAGGGAGAGATTGCCCCGGGCATTACGGTCATTTCCATCGTCTGCCGCAGCGGGGATCTCTACCACGAGGAATCGGGCATCCTCGCCAACAAAGAGGAAGCGGGACGGGAATGGGAGCGACCTGCCTGGCTCACGGCACAATTGGGTGGTCGTGTGCTCGTAGAGAGTCCCGTGGGCCTGCGTGTGCATGGCGGCTTCAATCGCAAGACACCGCAGACCAGCTTCCGCCTGGTGTTCCGCAGCAGCCACGGTGGGCATGACGCTGCGCCGGCGGGCTTGTTCTTTGGTGGCGATGCTCCGGCATCTTCCGAGTTCGTGCTTACGAATGCCTCGCACCCGAGCCGCTTCAAGGGAGCACTGGCCACAGAGATTGCCTCGCTCACGGGCTGCCACACCTCACAGTGCACGCCTGCAGTGGTCTACTTGAATGGCACACGTGTTCCCGCGCCCTACTTCATCTACCAGCGCCAGTCGGATGAATTTGTGAAGCAGCGCTTCGGTCTCGCGGATGTGGACTGGGTGCGCCTGAAGTCACGACGCCCCAACGAGAACGAGAACTACATCGTCTGGCGGAAATGGATCCGCCGTGAGCGCAATCCCATCTCGATGGCCGAGGAAGCAGCCCGCTTTGATTTGGAAGAACTCAGCGCCTGGGTGCTGGCCATGACCTTCACCGCGACGAGCGACAACAATCAGGGCGGATACTTCCGCGACCGCGCATCACCCGATGCCGTGTGGCGCACGCTCACCTGGGACATGGACCAGTCCTTCAACAACACCACACAAGTTGTCGAAGGAAAGCGCATCAACTTCTGCGAGCAACCCTTCGAAGCCATCATCGGAGATCGCTCCCGGTTGTTCTTCCGTCTCATCGAAGGCTCTTCAGAATATCGCGACTACTTCCGGCAATTCGTGCGCCAGAAGCTTGAGACCTGCCTGACCGATGAGAAGCTCATGCCGCTGATGGATCGCTATGTCAGTATCGCACGGATGCAGCCCGACAAAGCTCCACAACTGCTCGATGAACTGGCGCAGTGCCGGGAATTCCTGGCCACGCGACGGAACACCTATCTGCAATACGTAGAGCAACGCCTACGCGAGGCCGAGGAGTTTCAACGCAAGCGCATGGGACAAATCGCGGAGAACTGATCGCGACAGTTGCCTTTGCTCTATTGGCGTTCCGGCCGGGCGTCACTCGCATCCACTTTGTCACGCAGCATCTGCCCAATCTTTCCGGTAAGCCACAGGTAGTGGTCACTTGGCAGTGCGGGTTCGGCGAGGAATTGGGTCGCGTCGGAGTTCGGCGGAGTGTTGCTGGTCTTGAAGATGGCGGTGGCTTCATCCATCTCGTCAAACATGGCCACATACAGCATTTGCGCCCCGGCGCGTTTCGCAGCAATCGCCTGGGACCAGAGGAACTGGCCGCCGAGACGGGGGATGGCGTCAAACTTCGCAGCCTGTCCACGTCCCTTCGAGAGATTCACCCAACTGAACCCGGGGAATATCACCGGCAGATAGTCCACCTTCTTCTCCTGGCACCATGCCACATCGGGCTTCAAGACTTTCTCCACGCGATTCGCAGCATCCTGAGGGGTGGCAAGTCGACCTACGGCCCACGGGCTCACGATGTCTGCACGGCTGATGAGTTCATGCAGCTTCGCATCAGCGATGCTATCCCGATCAAGCGTGCGCCAGTGATAAGGCACGCCGAGCATCACACTGCAGCCGCCGTATTGCGGATCCTCCTTGAAGAAAGTGATGAGCGCAGACCACTCCTCCAGCGTGAGGGGACTTTCCTTGAACCCCAGCCCCCAGAGTGAAATGAGAGGCTTGCCATGATGGCGGAAGTACGCGGCGTCCGAACCATCACGCGCCACACGCTTTTCATCCACCAGCCGTTTCCAGTCCTCGATCACACGCGTAGTTTCTCCGGCCTTCAGTCCAGTGAGGTCGTACATGAGAATCCAGCCGCGCCCGGTGGCACTCGCAGCGGCACGGCAATGAGCCAGCACTTGATCCATGGGCTCGCGGAAACGCTTGTCCCTCGTCTGCACGCCGAACCGCTGGAGGAAGGCGCCATCAATGCCGTAATCGCGCATCCACTCAAAGTGCCTCCGCACGGTAGCCTCCTTCACCGAGCTGAACACAGGAGCCACGCTGCCATCAGCATGGCGGAAGCCGGTGGGGAACTTTTCCTCAGGCGTGAGTTCTGACACATCCGGCCACATCTCGATGCCGGCGAATCCCGGCTCAAACTTGCCCTTCGCTCCGTAGTGGTGCCAGCCGTTGTTGCTACCATCTCCCTCGCAGCGGAACCATCCCTGGTATCCCGTGACGACCTTGCCGGTGATCGTGGAGGCATCCACCCGCGCCGACTCCGCTGCAAAGACCACAGTGGCGCTCGTGCTCACACTCAGCATGGCGGCGGCAAGGACGGAGAGATGGGAAAACGACATGGCAGCCCATCTTGGCACCCTGCGTCCCGAGTTCAAGAATTGATGACCCGGCGTCTATTCTCCCCGCTGATTCTCCGATGGCGAGCGTCCACGCACTCCCAGAAGCTTGGCCAGGGGGCGCAAGGCCCGGTGCCGCCAGAGCCACGCCAGCGGGCCCTTCAGGGTTACACTGCCGCTTGTAACATCACGAGCACGGGCTTTTTCCATCTTCTCACGTGCGCGATCTCGCTCTTCCCGGGAGCGTTGCTCTTTCTCCTTGGAGCATTTCAACTGGTTCTGCAGTTCCGCGATGGAACTTTCCAAACCAGCGGGCACGGCACCGGCTTGGGTCAGTTTCATTTCCAGCTGCGCTTTCGCCTGCGTCAGCTTGCCCACTTCATGCTGCAGGTAGTCACGGGCACTCTCCAGTTCGAAGGTGCTGAAGAGCGGCGGGCTGAGCTTCTCGAACATTTTCGCAGCAGCGGCGAACTCCGTGGCTTCGTCCATGGGGCATGGCATGGCGAGCAGATCCTTGTACAAGGCCACCCACTGGTCGATCACATGGTCCAGGTCGAGTTCCTTGCGTGCATGGCGGCCGACAGCATCACCATCAGCCGCATCATACTGGCGGATTCCAGCGAGCAGGTTCTCCGCCGTCATAGAAAGCGAAAGGCAACGCCGCCCAAAGTTATCGCGCCGAAGACGATCGAAGTTGTCTCGCGTGACTAGCGTGCCCACGCCTTCCGGACCACAGAGCACGGTGGCACAACCGGTCGCGAGCGCTTCCATCGCGCAGCGCGCCTTGGCAAAGACGATGTCGTACTCCTTGAGCACACGCTCCGGATCCGGGACTTGATGAAGCACACCGGAGCCGATGACATCAAGCTCCAGTCCCGCCTGCTGGCAGGCTTCACGCACCACCGGCAGGAAGGTGTGCTCCGCCGCATAGTTGCTGAAGAGCAGTGCCCGCTTCGGTGATGCAGGAAGCGGCGAACGCGGGGTGAACCGGACAAGGTCCACTGAGTTTCCGATGAACCTCACCACATCAACCGGACACTGCAGATCCCTCGCCACTCTTTCGCGGCACAAGTCATCCACACCCACATAGGCTAAAATTCGAGGGAACGC
Protein-coding regions in this window:
- a CDS encoding VTC domain-containing protein — translated: MSVLPLRNTASATDELELKFHVPQQMTAPLRQWLGMTLKPHRHHADTTVCSIYFDTPEGLSFLEKAASDYRKTKYRVRWYADAAGRPLATPAFIEIKEKHGATRRKFRQPLPISGADLARMSFRDPSLTGLFQRHLPDGAESPPASLRPVLELRYLRRRYHHPIFPDSFCLDENIRCMRTHPGVAPSGTGHVLPMAVFEQKGPSREAVPLLQALPRFGARRAALSKYFLIMLQLLPHSRYS
- a CDS encoding DUF4956 domain-containing protein; its protein translation is MTISDLQEAAQTIMFGGDTRRVADLGLFTLSLSLGAALLSSLVLSWAYSAFYGARATGSNVHRSFPLISIAVTAIFICVQFSLPLSLGLLGSLSIVRFRTPIKEPEEIGFIMLVIASSLCCASFNVAFLIAILGVAFVALMVLRWSPAFLSRRAGSGTLVIRCTGEQYRDALPSMISLIEAHLSKPSFDSLSTAEDACVLTWSFQKVCLVKSAELERKLQETLPQASVGVYYNNHANA
- a CDS encoding CotH kinase family protein, producing the protein MRQLPSPSRQKKQSLLIGGCALALGALAWGTQYWRTPGQTGYELRARPELILGLDKVSARHAAMLREGMLHMSNTFASPEELASDSPAAVALFGKACPAPDAQLLAKDIPPSTALLPTQGEIAPGITVISIVCRSGDLYHEESGILANKEEAGREWERPAWLTAQLGGRVLVESPVGLRVHGGFNRKTPQTSFRLVFRSSHGGHDAAPAGLFFGGDAPASSEFVLTNASHPSRFKGALATEIASLTGCHTSQCTPAVVYLNGTRVPAPYFIYQRQSDEFVKQRFGLADVDWVRLKSRRPNENENYIVWRKWIRRERNPISMAEEAARFDLEELSAWVLAMTFTATSDNNQGGYFRDRASPDAVWRTLTWDMDQSFNNTTQVVEGKRINFCEQPFEAIIGDRSRLFFRLIEGSSEYRDYFRQFVRQKLETCLTDEKLMPLMDRYVSIARMQPDKAPQLLDELAQCREFLATRRNTYLQYVEQRLREAEEFQRKRMGQIAEN
- a CDS encoding glycoside hydrolase family 71/99-like protein encodes the protein MSFSHLSVLAAAMLSVSTSATVVFAAESARVDASTITGKVVTGYQGWFRCEGDGSNNGWHHYGAKGKFEPGFAGIEMWPDVSELTPEEKFPTGFRHADGSVAPVFSSVKEATVRRHFEWMRDYGIDGAFLQRFGVQTRDKRFREPMDQVLAHCRAAASATGRGWILMYDLTGLKAGETTRVIEDWKRLVDEKRVARDGSDAAYFRHHGKPLISLWGLGFKESPLTLEEWSALITFFKEDPQYGGCSVMLGVPYHWRTLDRDSIADAKLHELISRADIVSPWAVGRLATPQDAANRVEKVLKPDVAWCQEKKVDYLPVIFPGFSWVNLSKGRGQAAKFDAIPRLGGQFLWSQAIAAKRAGAQMLYVAMFDEMDEATAIFKTSNTPPNSDATQFLAEPALPSDHYLWLTGKIGQMLRDKVDASDARPERQ